One window of the Lutra lutra chromosome Y, mLutLut1.2, whole genome shotgun sequence genome contains the following:
- the LOC125092617 gene encoding thymosin beta-4: MSDKPDMAEIEKFDKSKLKKTETQEKNPLPSKETIEQEKQAGES, translated from the exons ATGTCTGACAAACCCGATATGGCTGAGATTGAGAAATTCGATAAGtcgaaattgaagaagacagaaacacaagagaaaaatccACTGCCTTCAAAAGAAA CGATTGAACAGGAGAAGCAAGCGGGCGAATCGTAA